In Luteitalea sp. TBR-22, one genomic interval encodes:
- the ilvB gene encoding biosynthetic-type acetolactate synthase large subunit yields MKKTGAQILWESLVREGVTCVFGYPGGAILPAYDAMLDYPIRHILVRHEQGATHMADGYARATGQVGVAIATSGPGATNMVTGIATAMMDSVPIVCITGQVGSKAIGSDAFQETDITGITLPVTKHNYLVTRPEDVARVVREAFYVARSGRPGPVLIDITKDCQQSSCEFVWPDAPKLRGYRPSHTPSSREVEQALDLIHSAKRPIILAGRGIQLSNAREAVLKFAEQANVPIATTLLGLGAIPASHPLNLGMMGMHGEAWVNTAIQEADLLLAFGMRFDDRVTGNVKTYAPNAKKIHIDIDPAELNKNVRVDVGLIGDLRETLEGLLPRIEACDRTDWVSYISMLKGDSAVRDIQNLPDNGHLYAAHVINDLWRETRDRETIVVTDVGQHQMWEAQYYKHEEPRSLITSGGLGTMGFALPAAIGAKVARPDAEVWVVVGDGGFQMTMCELATIAQEGIDINIAIINNGFLGMVRQWQEFFYERRYAATPLVNPDFCKLTESFGLKAMRVETRGDVVPAVREARRHQGTVLIDFRVEQEDSVYPMVPAGNDLHNMIRRPSAIVETGADA; encoded by the coding sequence ATGAAGAAGACCGGAGCACAAATCCTGTGGGAGAGCCTGGTGCGCGAAGGCGTCACCTGCGTGTTCGGCTACCCCGGCGGCGCCATCCTGCCGGCGTACGACGCGATGCTCGACTACCCGATCCGCCACATCCTGGTGCGCCATGAGCAGGGCGCCACGCACATGGCCGACGGCTATGCGCGCGCCACCGGCCAGGTCGGCGTCGCCATCGCCACCAGCGGCCCCGGCGCGACCAACATGGTCACCGGCATCGCCACCGCGATGATGGACTCGGTGCCGATCGTCTGCATCACCGGCCAGGTGGGCAGCAAGGCCATCGGCTCGGATGCCTTCCAGGAGACCGACATCACGGGCATCACGCTGCCCGTGACCAAGCACAACTACCTGGTGACGCGCCCCGAGGACGTGGCGCGTGTCGTGCGCGAGGCGTTCTACGTCGCGCGCTCGGGCCGTCCGGGTCCGGTGCTGATCGACATCACGAAGGACTGCCAGCAGTCGTCGTGCGAGTTCGTGTGGCCCGACGCGCCGAAGCTGCGCGGCTACCGTCCTTCGCACACGCCGAGTTCGCGTGAGGTCGAGCAGGCGCTCGACCTGATCCACTCGGCCAAGCGCCCGATCATCCTCGCCGGCCGCGGCATCCAGCTGTCCAACGCGCGCGAGGCGGTGCTCAAGTTCGCCGAGCAGGCCAACGTGCCGATCGCGACGACGCTGCTCGGGCTGGGCGCGATCCCGGCGAGCCACCCGCTCAACCTCGGCATGATGGGCATGCACGGCGAAGCCTGGGTCAACACCGCGATCCAGGAAGCCGACCTGCTGCTCGCCTTCGGCATGCGCTTCGACGACCGGGTGACCGGCAACGTCAAGACGTACGCGCCCAACGCCAAGAAGATCCACATCGACATCGATCCGGCCGAGCTGAACAAGAACGTGCGCGTCGACGTCGGCCTGATTGGCGACCTGCGCGAGACGCTCGAGGGGTTGCTGCCGCGCATCGAGGCCTGCGACCGCACCGACTGGGTCTCGTACATCTCGATGCTCAAGGGCGACTCCGCCGTCCGCGACATCCAGAACCTCCCCGACAACGGCCACCTCTACGCCGCGCACGTCATCAACGACCTGTGGCGCGAGACCCGCGACCGCGAGACGATCGTCGTCACCGACGTCGGCCAGCACCAGATGTGGGAGGCGCAGTACTACAAGCACGAGGAGCCGCGCTCGCTGATCACGTCGGGCGGCCTCGGCACGATGGGCTTCGCGCTGCCGGCGGCGATCGGCGCCAAGGTGGCGCGGCCGGACGCCGAGGTGTGGGTCGTCGTCGGCGACGGCGGCTTCCAGATGACGATGTGCGAGCTGGCGACGATTGCGCAGGAAGGCATCGACATCAACATCGCCATCATCAACAACGGCTTCCTCGGCATGGTCCGGCAGTGGCAGGAGTTCTTCTACGAGCGCCGCTACGCCGCCACGCCGCTGGTCAACCCGGACTTCTGCAAGCTCACCGAGTCGTTCGGCCTGAAGGCCATGCGCGTCGAGACGCGCGGCGACGTCGTGCCGGCGGTGCGCGAGGCGCGCCGCCACCAGGGCACGGTGCTCATCGACTTCCGCGTCGAGCAGGAAGACTCGGTGTACCCGATGGTGCCGGCCGGCAACGACCTCCACAACATGATCCGGCGCCCGAGCGCCATCGTCGAGACGGGAGCGGACGCATGA
- the ilvD gene encoding dihydroxy-acid dehydratase, with the protein MSDPKKHKSAALTDGPNRAAARAMLKACAFTDEDLAKPLVGIANTWTEIGPCNFHLRRLAEHVKDGVRKAGGTPMEFNTIAVSDGITMGAEGMRASLVSREVIADSIELVTFGHHLDAVVMLCGCDKTIPGTIMALARLNIPGVILYGGSIDPGTWQGKDVTIQDVFEGIGAQAAGRITLLELKDLEDKACPGAGACGGQFTANTMAMVAEFLGVAAMGSVSIPATHPAKEAAAEQAGRLAMENLARNVRPRDLITRTSVENAIAGVVATGGSTNAVMHLLAIAAEAGVSLSIDDYNPINDRTPLLADLKPGGRYVAADLHKAGGTGVVCQRLVQAGLIDGSAPTVTGRTIGEEAAAVVETPGQDVVRPFATPLKPTGGLLILKGNIAPEGCVVKVAGSSLAGHQGPARVFEGEEAAFAAVQAGSIQAGDVVVIRHEGPKGGPGMREMLGVTAAIMGAGLGDKVALLTDGRFSGATRGLMAGHVAPEAVNGGPIAAIRDGDVITFDLKNRRLDMAVSDDEIARRLAAYVPPAPRYTTGVMAKYASLVSSASEGAITRPAATLANPTR; encoded by the coding sequence ATGAGCGACCCGAAGAAGCACAAGAGCGCCGCCCTCACGGACGGCCCCAACCGCGCCGCTGCGCGCGCCATGTTGAAGGCCTGCGCCTTCACCGACGAGGACCTCGCCAAGCCGCTGGTCGGCATCGCGAACACGTGGACCGAGATCGGCCCGTGCAACTTCCACCTGCGGCGCCTGGCCGAGCACGTCAAGGACGGCGTGCGCAAGGCCGGCGGCACGCCGATGGAGTTCAACACGATCGCCGTGTCGGACGGCATCACGATGGGCGCCGAGGGCATGCGCGCCTCGCTGGTGAGCCGCGAGGTGATCGCCGACTCGATCGAACTGGTCACCTTCGGGCACCACCTCGACGCGGTCGTCATGCTGTGCGGCTGCGACAAGACGATTCCGGGGACGATCATGGCGCTGGCGCGCCTGAACATCCCGGGCGTGATCCTCTACGGCGGGTCGATCGATCCGGGCACCTGGCAGGGCAAGGACGTCACCATCCAGGACGTGTTCGAGGGCATCGGCGCGCAGGCCGCCGGGCGCATCACCCTGCTCGAACTCAAGGACCTCGAGGACAAGGCCTGCCCCGGCGCGGGCGCGTGCGGCGGCCAGTTCACCGCCAACACGATGGCCATGGTGGCCGAGTTCCTCGGCGTGGCGGCGATGGGCAGCGTGAGCATCCCGGCGACGCACCCGGCCAAGGAAGCGGCAGCCGAGCAGGCCGGTCGGCTGGCGATGGAGAACCTGGCGCGCAACGTCCGGCCGCGCGACCTGATCACGCGCACGTCGGTCGAGAACGCGATCGCCGGCGTCGTCGCGACCGGCGGCTCGACCAACGCGGTGATGCACCTGCTCGCGATCGCGGCCGAGGCCGGCGTGTCCCTGAGCATCGACGACTACAACCCGATCAACGACCGCACGCCGCTGCTCGCCGACCTGAAGCCGGGTGGGCGCTACGTGGCGGCCGACCTGCACAAGGCGGGCGGCACGGGCGTCGTGTGCCAGCGGCTCGTGCAGGCGGGCCTGATCGACGGCAGCGCGCCGACGGTCACCGGCCGGACCATCGGCGAGGAAGCCGCGGCGGTCGTCGAGACGCCCGGCCAGGACGTCGTGCGCCCGTTCGCCACGCCACTCAAGCCGACCGGCGGACTGCTCATCCTCAAGGGCAACATCGCGCCCGAGGGCTGCGTGGTGAAGGTTGCCGGCTCGTCGCTCGCCGGTCACCAGGGCCCGGCCCGGGTGTTCGAGGGCGAGGAAGCGGCCTTCGCGGCCGTGCAGGCCGGCAGCATCCAGGCAGGCGACGTCGTGGTCATCCGCCACGAGGGGCCGAAGGGTGGTCCCGGCATGCGCGAGATGCTCGGCGTGACGGCCGCCATCATGGGCGCCGGCCTCGGCGACAAGGTCGCCCTGCTCACCGACGGCCGCTTCTCGGGCGCGACGCGCGGCCTGATGGCCGGCCACGTCGCTCCCGAAGCCGTCAACGGCGGACCCATCGCGGCCATCCGCGACGGCGACGTCATCACCTTCGACCTCAAGAACCGCCGCCTCGACATGGCGGTGAGCGACGACGAGATCGCGCGGCGGCTCGCGGCGTACGTGCCACCGGCGCCGCGCTACACGACGGGAGTCATGGCCAAGTACGCCAGCCTCGTGTCGTCGGCCTCCGAGGGCGCCATCACGCGCCCGGCGGCCACCCTGGCCAATCCGACTCGGTAA
- the pheA gene encoding prephenate dehydratase, producing the protein MPTPAPWKGMVVAYQGEPGAYSEAAAQKHAPDATLLPCPSFEDVFRAVQGGTASLGVLPIENSIGGTIHRNYDLLLEHPLHIVGDVELRVVHSLIALPGTTMDQIRQIYSHPQALAQCDRYLRNLPGVEVVASYDTAGSVKLIKDRQLAGAAAIASERAAAVFGLQVLQSGIQDFADNITRFLVVSPAAVDAGTPTNKTTIVFTLSNEAGALFKALSVFALRGIDLTKLESRPIPGRPWEYLFYVDLAVGAQDARCARALAHLGEFAPMLRNLGSYPSTLLPRSTTAPAPVAAGAQA; encoded by the coding sequence ATGCCCACCCCGGCACCATGGAAGGGCATGGTGGTGGCGTATCAGGGAGAACCGGGAGCGTACAGCGAGGCAGCGGCCCAGAAGCACGCGCCGGACGCGACGCTCCTCCCCTGTCCCAGCTTCGAGGACGTGTTCCGCGCCGTCCAGGGCGGCACGGCCAGCCTCGGAGTCCTGCCCATCGAGAACTCGATCGGCGGCACCATCCACCGCAATTACGACCTGCTCCTCGAGCACCCGCTCCACATCGTCGGCGACGTCGAGCTCCGGGTGGTGCACAGCCTGATCGCGCTGCCGGGCACCACGATGGACCAGATCCGGCAGATCTACTCGCACCCGCAGGCCCTCGCCCAATGCGACCGCTACCTGCGGAACCTGCCCGGTGTGGAGGTGGTGGCCTCGTACGACACGGCCGGGAGCGTGAAGCTGATCAAGGACCGGCAATTGGCCGGCGCGGCGGCGATCGCCTCCGAGCGCGCGGCCGCGGTGTTCGGCCTGCAGGTGCTGCAATCGGGCATCCAGGACTTCGCCGACAACATCACCCGGTTCCTCGTGGTGTCGCCCGCGGCCGTCGACGCCGGCACCCCGACCAACAAGACCACCATCGTCTTCACCCTGTCCAACGAGGCCGGCGCGCTGTTCAAGGCGCTCAGCGTCTTCGCGCTGCGGGGCATCGACCTGACCAAGCTGGAATCGCGCCCGATCCCCGGGCGCCCCTGGGAGTACCTGTTCTACGTCGACCTCGCGGTCGGCGCGCAGGACGCGCGATGCGCGCGTGCCCTCGCCCATCTCGGCGAGTTCGCCCCCATGCTCCGCAACCTCGGGTCGTATCCCTCCACGCTGCTGCCCCGTTCGACGACCGCGCCTGCCCCCGTGGCAGCCGGAGCCCAGGCATGA
- a CDS encoding gamma carbonic anhydrase family protein, producing MLRPYRGQWPQLDASVFIDQSAQVIGDVTIGPESSVWMNCVVRGDVHHIRIGAQSNVQDGTIVHVMRGTHPTTIGDKVTIGHGCLIHGCTIDDRCLIGMGAIVLNGAVIGADSIVAAGTLVTERTVVPPRSLVMGSPGKVRRELTDAEVASILDYAARYVGYRLDYMAPEDSRG from the coding sequence ATGCTCCGCCCGTACCGTGGCCAATGGCCCCAGCTCGACGCGTCGGTCTTCATCGACCAGAGCGCCCAGGTCATCGGCGACGTGACGATCGGGCCGGAGTCGAGCGTCTGGATGAACTGCGTGGTGCGCGGCGACGTCCACCACATCCGCATCGGCGCTCAATCCAACGTCCAGGACGGCACCATCGTCCACGTGATGCGGGGCACGCACCCGACGACGATCGGCGACAAGGTGACGATCGGCCACGGGTGCCTGATTCACGGCTGCACGATCGACGACCGCTGCCTGATCGGCATGGGCGCCATCGTGCTCAACGGTGCGGTCATCGGCGCCGACTCGATCGTCGCCGCCGGCACGCTGGTGACCGAGCGGACGGTCGTGCCGCCGCGCTCCCTGGTGATGGGCAGCCCGGGCAAGGTCCGGCGCGAACTGACCGACGCCGAGGTGGCGTCCATCCTCGACTACGCCGCCCGCTACGTGGGCTACCGGCTCGACTACATGGCCCCAGAGGACTCCCGCGGCTGA
- the hisS gene encoding histidine--tRNA ligase, producing the protein MASTAPARGMRDFLPADVRRRAYVIGVIRGVYERYGFEPLETPAVENIETLLGKYGEEGNQLIFKILKRGEHEASGQADLALRYDLTVPLSRVVAEHRGALPRYFKRFQIQPVWRADRPARGRFREFYQCDVDATGSTSPVVEAELCAAACEAMQALGFSDAVLRLNHRAVLAGVLDVAGVPADRHGDALVALDKLDKIGLDGVKAEYEQRGLAPALADTVLGILGAAAISGAVAADNEAALSRVEAFVAGHEAATAGIATMREVLSLAAHTPAAGQLRVDLSLARGLSYYTGCIMEMTVPDLAGSLGGGGRYDNLVGMFLGQQVPAAGFSLGLERILVVMGERGMFPAHIAATAADVLVAQWNASSAGEALALAHALRRHGLRVEVYPDADKLGKQFKYAASTGVPLVVIEGEDEKAAGELTVKDLRSGEQRRLPRADAGPLLRDLLTPASSGSL; encoded by the coding sequence ATGGCTTCCACAGCGCCTGCCCGCGGCATGCGGGACTTCCTCCCGGCCGACGTCCGTCGCCGCGCCTACGTGATTGGCGTCATCCGCGGCGTGTACGAGCGCTATGGCTTCGAGCCGCTCGAGACCCCGGCCGTCGAGAACATCGAGACGCTCCTCGGCAAGTACGGCGAGGAAGGCAATCAGCTCATCTTCAAGATCCTGAAGCGCGGCGAGCACGAGGCGTCCGGGCAGGCCGATCTCGCCCTGCGGTACGACCTCACCGTGCCGCTGTCCCGAGTGGTCGCCGAGCATCGCGGCGCGCTCCCCAGGTACTTCAAGCGGTTCCAGATCCAGCCGGTGTGGCGGGCGGATCGGCCGGCCCGTGGCCGCTTCCGCGAGTTCTACCAGTGCGACGTCGACGCGACGGGCTCCACCTCGCCCGTGGTCGAGGCCGAACTGTGCGCGGCGGCCTGCGAGGCCATGCAGGCCCTCGGATTCTCCGATGCCGTCCTGCGCCTGAACCATCGGGCGGTGCTCGCCGGCGTGCTGGACGTGGCGGGGGTGCCTGCCGACAGGCACGGCGATGCGCTGGTCGCGCTCGACAAGCTCGACAAGATCGGCCTGGACGGCGTGAAGGCCGAGTACGAGCAGCGCGGCCTCGCACCGGCCCTCGCCGACACGGTCCTGGGCATCCTGGGCGCGGCGGCGATCTCCGGGGCCGTTGCCGCCGACAACGAAGCGGCCTTGAGCCGGGTGGAGGCGTTCGTCGCCGGCCACGAGGCGGCGACGGCTGGCATCGCGACAATGCGCGAGGTGCTGTCCCTGGCGGCGCACACGCCGGCGGCGGGGCAGTTGCGCGTCGACCTGAGCCTGGCGCGGGGGCTCTCGTACTACACGGGCTGCATCATGGAGATGACCGTGCCCGACCTGGCGGGCAGCCTCGGCGGCGGTGGGCGGTACGACAACCTGGTGGGGATGTTCCTCGGGCAGCAGGTGCCGGCCGCCGGGTTCTCGCTGGGCCTCGAACGCATCCTCGTGGTGATGGGCGAGCGGGGCATGTTCCCGGCGCACATCGCGGCGACCGCGGCCGACGTGCTCGTGGCGCAGTGGAATGCGTCCTCGGCCGGCGAGGCGCTGGCCCTGGCGCACGCCTTGCGGCGACATGGCCTGCGGGTCGAGGTCTACCCCGACGCCGACAAGCTGGGCAAGCAGTTCAAGTACGCGGCGTCCACGGGCGTGCCGCTCGTCGTGATCGAGGGCGAGGACGAGAAGGCGGCCGGTGAGCTGACGGTCAAGGACCTGCGCAGCGGCGAGCAGCGGCGGCTGCCGCGTGCCGATGCCGGTCCGCTGCTGCGCGACCTCCTCACGCCCGCCTCCTCAGGGAGCCTGTAG